From a single Nocardioides panacis genomic region:
- a CDS encoding HNH endonuclease signature motif containing protein — protein sequence MQATRSAPDSVVATLEAVSRLHAVRTDADAALFELAAVFADQHSGDTLPRSDRGPAGGERAVRVGGVGTPRVAEFACAELGARLQISPWSARRLVADALDVRHRLPLTWAQVTGRRARVSHARRVAAATRHLSADAAAHVDAAMVEHLDGSLSWGRFEARLAGKVVAADPATAAAREDAATTEQFAHRTRSSEHGTAGFYLRSTVGVIARLEATVAFLADALAAFGDRDTEDLRRVKAVALLANPVRAVELLAAFAALRAATLDVPLPDPEPEPEPDLDPGGNEAGHEDRASDALARMDAFARRVGFTPHRLPAWLTPTPPTSPPRPSGSAPPPDPPDPTTGPDPDPPDPPGPEFRFDWSRLLPALTLYLHLSADDLATGQGGVVRWEGEGPVTHAFVHQHLRPLHDYVIKPVLDLAQQAPVDAYELPDRLREAVRLLYPTDVFPYACAPSARLDLDHTVPYDATRTGGPEKQWATRIGNLGPLTRTHHRIKTHGHWTLRQPFPGIYLWRDPHGLLYLQDHTGTHPVGTARTHDPDLDLYPTDLLIETDLGQQA from the coding sequence ATGCAGGCAACGAGATCGGCCCCCGACAGCGTGGTGGCGACGCTGGAGGCGGTGTCGCGGCTGCACGCGGTCCGGACCGATGCGGACGCGGCGTTGTTCGAGCTGGCGGCGGTGTTCGCCGACCAGCACAGCGGGGACACGCTGCCCCGCTCGGACCGGGGGCCGGCGGGCGGCGAGCGGGCGGTCCGGGTCGGTGGGGTCGGCACCCCGCGGGTCGCGGAGTTCGCGTGCGCGGAGCTCGGCGCGCGGCTGCAGATCAGTCCCTGGTCCGCGCGGCGGCTGGTCGCCGACGCCCTCGACGTGCGGCACCGGCTGCCGCTGACCTGGGCCCAGGTCACCGGCCGGCGGGCCCGGGTCTCGCACGCCCGCCGGGTCGCGGCCGCCACCCGGCACCTCTCGGCCGACGCGGCCGCCCACGTCGATGCGGCGATGGTCGAGCACCTGGACGGCTCGCTGTCCTGGGGCCGCTTCGAGGCCCGGCTGGCCGGCAAGGTGGTGGCCGCCGACCCCGCGACCGCGGCGGCCCGCGAGGACGCCGCCACCACCGAGCAGTTCGCCCACCGGACCCGGTCCAGCGAGCACGGCACCGCCGGGTTCTACCTCCGCTCCACGGTCGGGGTGATCGCCCGGCTGGAGGCCACCGTGGCGTTCCTGGCCGACGCGCTGGCCGCGTTCGGGGACCGCGACACCGAGGACCTGCGCCGGGTCAAGGCCGTCGCGCTGCTGGCCAACCCGGTCCGCGCCGTGGAGCTGCTCGCCGCCTTCGCCGCGCTCCGCGCCGCCACCCTCGACGTCCCGCTCCCCGACCCGGAACCCGAGCCGGAGCCCGACCTGGACCCCGGTGGCAACGAAGCCGGACACGAAGACCGGGCTAGCGACGCGTTGGCCCGGATGGACGCGTTCGCCCGCCGGGTCGGGTTCACCCCGCACCGGCTGCCCGCCTGGCTGACCCCGACGCCACCGACATCGCCTCCCCGGCCATCCGGCAGTGCCCCACCACCCGATCCACCCGACCCAACAACCGGCCCGGACCCCGATCCGCCCGATCCACCGGGACCGGAGTTCCGGTTCGACTGGTCCCGGCTGCTGCCCGCCCTGACCCTCTACCTGCACCTGTCCGCCGACGACCTGGCCACCGGCCAGGGTGGGGTGGTGCGCTGGGAGGGCGAGGGACCGGTCACCCACGCCTTCGTGCACCAGCACCTACGCCCACTGCACGACTACGTCATCAAACCGGTCCTGGACCTCGCCCAGCAGGCCCCGGTGGACGCCTACGAGCTGCCCGACCGGCTCCGCGAAGCCGTCCGGCTGCTCTACCCCACCGACGTGTTCCCCTACGCCTGCGCCCCCAGCGCGCGCCTCGACCTCGACCACACCGTGCCCTACGACGCGACCCGCACCGGCGGACCCGAAAAGCAGTGGGCCACCCGGATCGGCAACCTCGGCCCGCTGACCCGCACCCACCACCGGATCAAGACCCACGGCCACTGGACCCTGCGCCAACCGTTCCCCGGCATCTACCTGTGGCGCGACCCGCACGGCCTGCTCTACCTCCAGGACCACACCGGCACCCACCCCGTCGGCACCGCCCGCACCCACGACCCCGACCTCGACCTCTACCCCACCGACCTCCTCATCGAGACCGACCTCGGGCAACAGGCCTAG
- a CDS encoding TetR/AcrR family transcriptional regulator: MRSRDRVERILEVAGEIVVADGVEAVTTRAVATGAGLPVASLYQYFADKEAVLLALVERDVADLQVQLAEDIAALATMSVRDLVEATMRAFVKVYHRRPPFVVIWFRGRTNAAVAGYCREHNRRMARDLFHVARSAGMVVEGSDGLYAELAVEVADRILQIAFEDSLTGDPHVIDEGIALVTAYLETHATPVGIAGRPRHPAGPEQADRP; the protein is encoded by the coding sequence GTGCGCAGCCGCGACCGGGTGGAGCGGATCCTCGAGGTCGCCGGCGAGATCGTCGTCGCCGACGGCGTCGAGGCCGTCACGACCCGCGCCGTCGCCACCGGGGCGGGCCTGCCGGTCGCCTCGCTCTACCAGTACTTCGCCGACAAGGAGGCCGTCCTCCTCGCGCTCGTGGAGCGGGACGTCGCGGACCTGCAGGTCCAGCTCGCCGAGGACATCGCGGCACTCGCCACGATGAGCGTCCGCGACCTGGTCGAGGCCACGATGCGCGCATTCGTGAAGGTCTACCACCGACGTCCGCCGTTCGTGGTGATCTGGTTCCGGGGCCGCACCAACGCCGCCGTCGCGGGCTACTGCCGCGAGCACAACCGCCGGATGGCGCGCGACCTGTTCCACGTGGCCCGCTCGGCGGGGATGGTCGTGGAGGGCTCGGACGGGCTGTACGCCGAGCTGGCCGTCGAGGTCGCCGACCGGATCCTGCAGATCGCCTTCGAGGACTCGCTCACCGGCGACCCGCACGTCATCGACGAGGGCATCGCGCTGGTCACGGCGTACCTCGAGACGCACGCGACGCCGGTGGGGATCGCCGGCCGCCCGCGACACCCGGCCGGCCCGGAGCAGGCCGACCGGCCCTAG
- a CDS encoding type 1 glutamine amidotransferase domain-containing protein, with protein sequence MSEQTLQGRTIAFLVAAEGIEQVELTEPWKAVQEAGGTPRLLSPESGTVQAFNHLDKADTFDVDETVSGADVASYDALVLPGGVANPDALRTDEKAVAFVRDFVASGKPVAAICHAPWTLIEADVLAGRTLTSWPSLRTDIRNAGGTWVDEEVVVDGNLVTSRNPDDLPAFSARLVELVAAAR encoded by the coding sequence ATGAGCGAGCAGACGTTGCAGGGCCGGACCATCGCGTTCCTGGTGGCCGCCGAGGGGATCGAGCAGGTGGAGCTGACCGAGCCGTGGAAGGCCGTGCAGGAGGCCGGGGGGACGCCGCGGCTGCTCTCCCCCGAGAGCGGCACCGTGCAGGCCTTCAACCACCTCGACAAGGCGGACACGTTCGACGTCGACGAGACGGTGTCCGGGGCCGACGTGGCGTCGTACGACGCGCTGGTGCTGCCCGGCGGGGTGGCGAACCCGGACGCCCTGCGCACCGACGAGAAGGCCGTCGCGTTCGTGCGGGACTTCGTGGCCAGCGGCAAGCCGGTCGCGGCCATCTGCCACGCCCCCTGGACGCTGATCGAGGCGGACGTCCTGGCCGGCCGCACGCTCACCTCCTGGCCGAGCCTGCGGACCGACATCCGCAACGCCGGCGGCACCTGGGTCGACGAGGAGGTCGTCGTCGACGGGAACCTCGTCACCAGCCGCAACCCCGACGACCTCCCCGCCTTCTCCGCCCGGCTCGTCGAGCTGGTCGCCGCCGCGCGGTGA
- a CDS encoding FUSC family protein, whose translation MVSTGADARAQIRENLRDPVRWTEVLQLVKTVAAAVLAWVLASQVFALPQAFLAPWAALLVVHATVYRTFSRGLRQVAGAVLGVLLAWVVGNYLGLTTFAVSTLLVVGLLAGSVRWFRDESTAVAATGLIVLTTGFSTHDQVLLDRLFDTAIGIVVGLAVNMVVWPPLRDYSSAKAIDAVDDTVGELLSDIARELREKRCTEDDVRGWVARTRTLDQDIERAWALLRQAKESGRLNPRRAAQSVKKTDVFEELLELNEQAVAELRSMARTLGHGIDSLVEWEPAFRDRWLALLAEAGEAIGVPDSARVAQVRADLNRLAHELSTEELSGLHWPEYGALIMNLRNIVASMVRVAEQNPVVLPRYARRDRLLRSSIPRRHPVRG comes from the coding sequence GTGGTCTCGACGGGAGCGGACGCGCGCGCCCAGATCCGCGAGAACCTGCGTGACCCGGTCAGGTGGACCGAGGTCCTGCAGCTGGTCAAGACCGTGGCGGCGGCCGTCCTGGCGTGGGTGCTGGCGTCGCAGGTGTTCGCGCTGCCGCAGGCGTTCCTGGCACCCTGGGCGGCGCTGCTGGTCGTGCACGCGACGGTCTACCGGACCTTCTCGCGCGGCCTGCGGCAGGTCGCCGGAGCGGTCCTCGGGGTGCTGCTCGCCTGGGTGGTCGGCAACTACCTCGGGCTGACCACGTTCGCGGTCTCGACTCTGCTCGTGGTCGGCCTGCTGGCCGGAAGCGTGCGGTGGTTCCGGGACGAGAGCACCGCCGTCGCCGCGACCGGGCTGATCGTGCTGACCACGGGCTTCAGCACCCACGACCAGGTCCTCCTGGACCGGCTGTTCGACACCGCGATCGGGATCGTGGTGGGGCTCGCGGTCAACATGGTCGTCTGGCCGCCGCTGCGCGACTACTCCTCGGCCAAGGCCATCGACGCCGTCGACGACACCGTCGGGGAGCTGCTCAGCGACATCGCCCGCGAGCTGCGCGAGAAGCGCTGCACCGAGGACGACGTCCGCGGCTGGGTGGCCCGCACCCGGACGCTCGACCAGGACATCGAGCGGGCCTGGGCGCTGCTGCGCCAGGCCAAGGAGAGCGGCCGGCTCAACCCGCGGCGCGCGGCGCAGTCGGTGAAGAAGACCGACGTGTTCGAGGAGCTCCTGGAGCTCAACGAGCAGGCGGTCGCCGAGCTGCGCAGCATGGCCCGCACCCTCGGGCACGGGATCGACAGCCTCGTCGAGTGGGAGCCCGCGTTCCGGGACCGCTGGCTGGCGCTGCTCGCCGAGGCGGGGGAGGCCATCGGCGTGCCGGACTCCGCGCGCGTGGCCCAGGTGCGCGCCGACCTCAACCGGCTCGCGCACGAGCTGAGCACCGAGGAGCTCTCCGGGCTGCACTGGCCGGAGTACGGCGCCCTGATCATGAACCTGCGCAACATCGTGGCGTCGATGGTCCGCGTCGCGGAGCAGAACCCGGTGGTGCTGCCCCGCTACGCCCGACGGGACCGGCTGCTGCGCAGCTCGATCCCCCGTCGGCACCCCGTCAGGGGATGA
- the glgC gene encoding glucose-1-phosphate adenylyltransferase encodes MPKVLGIVLAGGEGKRLMPLTLDRAKPAVPFGGSYRLIDFALSNLVNAGYLQCAVLTQYKSHSLDRHISVTWRMSTLLGNFVTPVPAQQRRGPQWYLGSADAIYQSMNLINDAHPDIIVVFGADHVYRMDASQMVRAHVESGAGVTVAGIRVPRKEAYQFGVIKAAADGLTIEEFLEKPADPPGLADSPDEVFASMGNYVFSTDVLVDALEKDAADPNSRHDMGGDIIPMLVGQQKACVYDFKDNVVPGATDRDRDYWRDVGTLDSYHEAHLDLVSVEPIFNLYNTDWPIFTSHPQLPGAKFVENAFARDTIVCGGSIVSGANVDSSVIGSNVYVGAGAKVERSVIFDNVTIGRGAIVRNAILDKNVIVPDGMVIGVDVEEDRRRGFTVSDGGVVALAKDQLVIP; translated from the coding sequence ATGCCGAAGGTGTTGGGGATCGTCCTGGCGGGCGGCGAAGGCAAGCGGCTGATGCCGTTGACTCTGGACCGGGCCAAGCCCGCGGTGCCGTTCGGCGGCAGCTACCGGCTGATCGACTTCGCGCTGTCGAACCTGGTCAATGCCGGCTACCTGCAGTGCGCCGTGCTGACGCAGTACAAGTCGCACTCGCTCGACCGGCACATCTCGGTGACCTGGCGGATGTCGACGCTGCTCGGCAACTTCGTCACCCCGGTGCCGGCCCAGCAGCGGCGCGGCCCGCAGTGGTACCTCGGCAGCGCCGACGCGATCTACCAGTCGATGAACCTGATCAACGACGCGCACCCGGACATCATCGTGGTGTTCGGCGCGGACCACGTCTACCGGATGGACGCCTCGCAGATGGTCCGGGCGCACGTCGAGTCCGGCGCCGGCGTCACCGTCGCGGGCATCCGGGTGCCGCGCAAGGAGGCCTACCAGTTCGGCGTGATCAAGGCCGCGGCCGACGGGCTCACGATCGAGGAGTTCCTGGAGAAGCCGGCCGACCCGCCCGGGCTCGCGGACTCCCCCGACGAGGTGTTCGCCTCGATGGGCAACTACGTGTTCTCCACCGACGTCCTGGTCGACGCGTTGGAGAAGGACGCGGCCGACCCGAACTCCCGGCACGACATGGGCGGCGACATCATCCCGATGCTCGTCGGGCAGCAGAAGGCCTGCGTCTACGACTTCAAGGACAACGTCGTGCCCGGCGCGACCGACCGCGACCGGGACTACTGGCGCGACGTGGGAACGCTCGACTCCTACCACGAGGCGCACCTCGACCTGGTCTCCGTCGAGCCGATCTTCAACCTCTACAACACCGACTGGCCGATCTTCACCTCGCACCCGCAGCTGCCCGGCGCCAAGTTCGTCGAGAACGCGTTCGCCCGCGACACGATCGTCTGCGGCGGCTCCATCGTGTCCGGCGCCAACGTCGACAGCTCGGTGATCGGCAGCAACGTGTACGTCGGAGCGGGCGCGAAGGTCGAGCGCAGCGTCATCTTCGACAACGTCACGATCGGTCGCGGGGCGATCGTCCGCAACGCGATCCTGGACAAGAACGTGATCGTCCCCGACGGGATGGTGATCGGGGTCGACGTCGAGGAGGACCGGCGGCGCGGCTTCACGGTCAGTGACGGGGGCGTCGTCGCCCTGGCCAAGGACCAGCTGGTCATCCCCTGA
- the glgA gene encoding glycogen synthase, which translates to MRAAILTREFPPDVYGGAGVHVDFLVRELRKLIDVDVHCMGEPRDGATAHTEKEERLAGANAALQVLSTDVAMTAGIGAAGSVDVVHSHTWYANMAGHWAKLLYDVPHVVTAHSLEPQRPWKAEQLGGGYRISSWAERTAYEAADAVVAVSNGMKADILASYPALDPGKLHVVYNGIDTDFYRPDPDTSVLERIGVDLTRPYVAFVGRITRQKGVPHLLRAGLAFDRDLQIVLLAGAADTPELKAETDALIADLRAERDGVFVVSEMLPRDQVRQVLTGALAFLCPSVYEPLGIVNLEAMACETAVVASNVGGIPEVVVDGETGVVVAYDADDAKGFERGIAEGVNRLAADPELAARFGRAGRERAVSSFAWDAIAEQTVRLYESLR; encoded by the coding sequence ATGCGAGCAGCCATCCTGACCCGAGAGTTCCCGCCCGACGTGTACGGCGGCGCCGGCGTGCACGTCGACTTCCTCGTCCGGGAGCTCCGCAAGCTCATCGACGTCGACGTGCACTGCATGGGCGAGCCGCGCGACGGCGCCACCGCGCACACCGAGAAGGAGGAGCGGCTCGCCGGCGCGAACGCGGCCCTCCAGGTGCTGTCCACCGACGTGGCGATGACCGCGGGGATCGGGGCCGCCGGCTCGGTCGACGTCGTGCACTCGCACACGTGGTACGCCAACATGGCCGGGCACTGGGCCAAGCTGCTCTACGACGTCCCGCACGTCGTCACCGCGCACAGCCTGGAGCCGCAACGGCCTTGGAAGGCCGAGCAGCTCGGCGGCGGCTACCGGATCAGCTCCTGGGCGGAGCGCACCGCCTACGAGGCGGCCGACGCCGTGGTGGCGGTCAGCAACGGCATGAAGGCCGACATCCTCGCGTCGTACCCCGCGCTCGACCCGGGCAAGCTGCACGTCGTCTACAACGGCATCGACACCGACTTCTACCGGCCCGACCCGGACACCTCCGTGCTGGAGCGGATCGGGGTCGACCTGACCCGGCCGTACGTCGCCTTCGTCGGGCGGATCACCCGGCAGAAGGGCGTGCCGCACCTGCTGCGCGCCGGCCTCGCCTTCGACCGCGACCTGCAGATCGTGCTGCTGGCCGGTGCGGCCGACACCCCGGAGCTCAAGGCCGAGACGGACGCGCTGATCGCCGACCTGCGGGCCGAGCGCGACGGGGTGTTCGTGGTGTCCGAGATGCTGCCGCGCGACCAGGTCCGCCAGGTGCTCACCGGCGCGCTGGCGTTCCTGTGCCCCTCGGTCTACGAGCCGCTCGGCATCGTCAACCTCGAGGCGATGGCGTGCGAGACGGCCGTCGTGGCCAGCAACGTGGGCGGCATCCCCGAGGTCGTCGTCGACGGCGAGACCGGGGTGGTCGTGGCCTACGACGCCGACGACGCGAAGGGTTTCGAGCGGGGCATCGCCGAGGGGGTGAACCGGCTCGCGGCCGACCCGGAGCTGGCCGCTCGGTTCGGCCGGGCGGGCCGGGAGCGGGCGGTGTCGTCCTTCGCCTGGGACGCGATCGCCGAGCAGACGGTGCGGCTGTACGAGTCGCTGCGCTGA
- a CDS encoding NAD-dependent epimerase/dehydratase family protein gives MRVAVTGATGVIGSVVVPFLVSSGHDVVGLARTPEKARFLEALGASAARTTLFDGDGLAAMFDGADAVCNLATHIPIGLSGLRPGAWRVNDRLRTEGVRRVVEAAREAGVRRVVQESVSFLYADQGDEWVAEDSPLAITRATEPASVGESHVQEYACGSRTGVVLRLGTIIGDDPMTRFQLRSLRHGRPIGLGSPEGWAHVVHTDDLAGAVLAALSAPSGVYNVGAEPVRRFEMVAGFAAHAGRESIDFHGTPAAPRRRCPPRAVGPVAARELGPLHRLDGVEPAARQVRLDLVRLRETQRDAAMSPTPDPDERPVPATPELSEAERRRRRALVFGDVLPDSTRDERGDEGEGEPREGSDEWFRRQVPPHHG, from the coding sequence ATGAGGGTGGCTGTCACCGGCGCCACGGGCGTCATCGGCTCTGTCGTCGTGCCCTTCCTGGTCTCCTCCGGCCACGACGTGGTCGGCCTCGCCCGCACGCCGGAGAAGGCCCGCTTCCTGGAGGCGCTGGGTGCCTCGGCGGCCCGCACCACCCTGTTCGACGGCGACGGCCTGGCCGCGATGTTCGACGGCGCCGACGCGGTCTGCAACCTGGCCACGCACATCCCGATCGGGCTGTCCGGCCTGCGGCCCGGGGCGTGGCGGGTCAACGACCGGCTGCGCACCGAGGGCGTACGTCGCGTGGTGGAGGCCGCGCGCGAGGCGGGCGTCCGCCGGGTCGTGCAGGAGAGCGTCTCGTTCCTCTACGCCGACCAGGGCGACGAGTGGGTCGCGGAGGACTCCCCGCTCGCGATCACCCGGGCCACCGAGCCGGCGTCGGTGGGGGAGTCGCACGTCCAGGAGTACGCCTGCGGCTCGCGCACCGGCGTCGTGCTGCGGCTGGGCACGATCATCGGCGACGACCCGATGACCCGCTTCCAACTGCGCTCCCTCCGGCACGGACGCCCGATCGGCCTCGGCTCGCCGGAGGGCTGGGCGCACGTCGTGCACACCGACGACCTCGCCGGGGCGGTGCTCGCCGCGCTGAGCGCGCCGAGCGGGGTCTACAACGTCGGCGCCGAGCCGGTCCGCCGCTTCGAGATGGTCGCCGGTTTCGCGGCGCACGCCGGGCGCGAGAGCATCGACTTCCATGGGACCCCTGCTGCACCGCGTCGGCGGTGCCCGCCTCGAGCCGTTGGCCCGGTCGCTGCGCGTGAGCTCGGACCACTTCACCGCCTCGACGGGGTGGAGCCCGCAGCGCGCCAAGTTCGACTCGACCTGGTTCGACTCCGCGAGACCCAGCGAGACGCTGCGATGAGCCCGACGCCCGACCCCGACGAGCGGCCGGTCCCGGCCACCCCCGAGCTGTCGGAGGCGGAACGGCGCCGGCGTCGTGCGCTGGTGTTCGGGGACGTGCTGCCGGACAGCACCCGCGACGAGCGCGGCGACGAGGGTGAGGGCGAGCCGCGCGAGGGCAGCGACGAGTGGTTCCGCCGTCAGGTCCCCCCGCACCACGGCTGA